AGACGgttcctttttcgttttgGGGGAGGCATTTCGCCCTGCACCTTCCCGATTTCCGAAACACGCTCCCTCAAAAGTCTTCCCCGAGCGGCTTGTTGCCGGATGCTCTACCCCCTGGCTCTAACTCCCAAGGGCATGAGGccgctttctttcgctctttctcctcaaaCCTCTCCCCTTCCATGCACGTCTTTTTACACATTGATTTCTGAATTTCTTCTCCCGGCTGCCTCCCCCAAATCACCACGCGCTCTCCCGGTGGCCAGTTCCGTCTCATTGTGCCCCAGCCCACTTCCTGCGGAGTATCTTCTGTCTGTAACTTTTTCTCACATTAAGGTTTAAACCTTAGACACGACAGTACTCAGCATGGCAGATAGAACAGGCGAGGGACCTCCTGGAAAGCCTGGTACCGTCGAAGGCGCTGTTCTCTTTGGCGATTCCTCTTGGTGGGAGGAGTCCTCTTCATCTGGCGTGTCCGCAGGCGGCTTCGGTATCTGTGCGAGGTCCCGCAAGCGCACGTCGCCTTCGAAACGCACTGCCTCTAGTCATAAGCCAGGCGAACGTAGTGACCCAGACAGGAAGACCGCAGATGCTGGCGCTGCTGAGGAAGGGGCAAGTTCGCCGTCTCCGACcccgaagagaaaacggaagctGTCAGCTGCCCCCTCAAGCGTCATGGGTGTCAGCGTGAACGCTGCAGCGTACTGGagcgctgctgcctctcaATGGCGACGACGGCCACGCGTGTCTCCAGCCTCAGACTcagcgtttttctcgtctcgcgtCTTTGGCGACGTACCCGCACTCCCGCGAGACGAACGACTCGGAGGAGTTGCCGCTGCACATCTGCTTCCCTGCAAAATCTCCTTCACTGGAAACGCGCCCGTCAGACGACACTTCCGGCCTCAGGTCGCCTACGCAGTTCTCGGtgcagacgaggcagaggtACCTGAGGCGCAagcaaaggaaaaagaggattCAGACACGGTTTCCACGGGTGTCGAAGACTCCCGTGAGTCCGAGAACCTTCCGCCAGCTTCTCAGTCGACACGGGTGAGGGATCCTAACTGTGCGTCTCCAAGGTGTGCAGACGCCTCTCTGGTCAAGAAGGGCGAAAGTGGAAAAGCCGGCGGCGCGAGACAGGCTGAAAACGGAGCTGCACAGACTCATCCGCTGAGCGAGACGGCACCCGTCGTTCTCGAGGCCCTTCTTCACGGCCGGCTGCTTCGCGGCCTGTCTCTGCCACTTTCTCACCATGCCCTTCCTTCGAAGggactgaagaaaaaaccgGAAGGAAGCGCTGACTCTGCGGACGCCTCCCCTGACAGGGGAAACGGATGGTTCTTGACCGAGGGTTGTGAAGGCTTCGTGGTAGCGGCTGCGCCAAGACAGGAGCCAGACGAGCAAGTGGAGatcgacgacgacgacgacgcaTGCGAAGAGGCAAATTCAGagggaaaaacggagaaactgCAGACCGTTGAGAACCCGCCGGTCGCCCCGAGAAAGGAACTTATTCCTCTAGGTGCACTGAGTCACCTCTGGTAAGTGTGGTACAAAATGTCAAACCTCATACAAACAAACTGAGTTCTTACCTCCCCACTGCTACAAGGGTGTAAAGAAAAAATTACGTGTGTCTGCGCTGCAGCCATTCTTGCAAGATGGCGTTCGGATGAGCATCTATATCTACACGTCATGCCAAGAAAGACTCTCAAAAGAAAGCGTTTGAAAGACGCGTTGCACCTCCCAGAGTTTTCCTAAATACATGTAGATCATTTGGCTTCAAGGAATGTATCGCCTTTCTAGGATTCCTGTACGGACATCGCCCTGTGCCAAATGCTCAGAAATGCACTGCCCTAGAAAAGCCACTGATTGTTTGACCCCTCTCTCCAAAGACACCTTTTTCTTCAAGACCCAGCTTCGCCTGTGAGGCTTCAGTTACGCTCTCTGGCTTCATGCAAGACAAACGTCTGCAGTGGTGTGACAAATTCGTTGCAGAGCGCTTTATGCGCGAACATTCTTAAATGTGTACATAGATGCGGAGCAGTTTATGTCTCAGTTTAGTGAACTCCTTTCTGGCGTTCTGGATGTTTTTTGTCGTCGCCCTTTTACAGCTACTGGCAGCAGGAGACGCTGCCCAGTCCCACGGACGACGTGATGCAGCTCTTGTCATTTATGCGGCTGGCGACTGCAGTAAGTTCTTAGGTCAGTCAACGGCCCCCTAAGCTGTTGTTCGatgttttctgtttgttGCCGCTACTCTCGATTCTGCAAATCTTTTGAAAGTCAACTTATTGAGCTTGGTTTGTAGATTTAGAGTGTTCCTAGACGTGGTCGCACGCTGGAAGTCCCTTTCGGTAGAAGCCGTCGCTGCGCAGGGTGCGTGGCCATGGGTTTTCGTTgacaaggaaagaacagaaTCTCCATGGAAAAACCTTCAGCCAGACTTCGTGTGCCTGCTTATGCGATCTCCAGATGCACGACTGGCGAGACGAGATGCCCACGCCCGAGACGACTGAAGCATGACACCGACCGAATCCCAGAaagcgacaaagaagacaggggGAATATCTACCCCCTTCTTTCTCATTTCTCAACATTTTGCGGAAAGGCGACTATCTGCAATATCTGCAGGCCGTTTTTGTCGATCTCATGTTGAACCAGTTTTCGTCCTTgttccttgtcttttcccTAGTCGCGGCTGCTATCTTTGCAACTTCCTGGTTTTGCTTATCGCGCtctcaactgcatgcgctttgaTTGGAGAGTGCCCTCGCCTGCTGTGACACGGCTGTACccaaaagaagagcgagacacagaacacCAATTCCGACAGTCTCTAATTCCCCGGATTCTTGTCGGGACCACGCTTTGAGTTAAGTAGATGCACTAGCCTTGACAAGCGCTACTCGTTTTATACATGACAAAGAAGTCGTGATTGTCGGTCGACTGGTAGAATGTCGAACCTCGCTTCCACAAGACATGGTTTGAATCACGTGTACCACCGCTCTACAGTTAGCCACAGAGACTCATGCTTGGAGAATTCTGTGCAATTCTGCTCGACTGATTTTGTACAGAAGACcgctggaagcagccagtcaACAGACCACGTGCTTCCCCCAATCAGGAGCGAATCGTTTGCGCGTTTAACTTTTATAAGAATTCCTTTACAGGAATTAGCTCGTATGACAGGCACCTTGCCTACCTATCGCACGAGACAAGAATGGGAACACTTTTCGGAGCAACAAAAACTGATTCCTACCCAGAAAACAAAGCTGAAACTTGCCGCAACGGCAGTGCCGAGAGCCGGCGCCTTGTCCGTACATACAGCGCGAGCAtgacggagaagcgaggaaggcatGTACATTCACGAGTTGAAACTCTTTGAAATCGAGCCGGAAAACGTGATTTCCGTGACATTGACAATATCTTAACTCCTCAGAAAACAGTCTGTGCACGGAAGGTAGGCGAATTGCGAAAGGAATGGGATTGCTAAAAAAGCGAGGGATACGGAGTAGAGATCCACTCGTCTACCGAGCCAGCCCGCAATTCAAAGTTAAAAAAGCATGCATTGTAGGCGCCGTCCGCGTCTGCCTGCTTTTCGTGTCGAGATCTctccgaaaaagagacacagaagaaacctATTCCATCTCGGAAAGTGGGATGCTTGTCTCACTCATCCTAACCTTGTAGTCACCATaccagcgaagagacactgtgcgtttctctcgatgGCGTATAGCCGAGCAGGTAGAAATGCAGgagactcttcttcccttaagttttcttcctctgcctgtTCTTCACCCCATTCGCAAATCTCTGCAGcgtcgtctcttccctctgcaagatctttctcctttctttcttttcttccatctgctTTCATCAAACTGAGTGACATGCCGCGACGCCGCGTGTCGAGCGACGCGCGGAGACTCGCTAGTCGGTGGCTTCCGCTGAGCCGCCTGTTTTTCTCAGTCGATGGgtttgtctcctcgttcttcgaCGTCCGCAGTGCatcctgcttctccttcagccCAAAAGGACGTCCACGCTTGtcaaaaaacgaggaaacatCCTCGCCCTGACAACAGACAGCGCGAGGGACTCGGCTCACCGCGGCAACCGAGTCCGGCGaaagcgttttctcttctcccgcatGCGTTCCACAACACGCCGCTTCAGAACTAGAAGAGGAGGCTGTGGCACCGTTAGGAGTTGAAGAAATCAACTGGTAGGCCGCAGAGGGCGACGAAGGTTGGAAAACTCTTTCATTCCTCGAGCTGAGAGAATGCGTAGTTGGAGAAGACGCAATTTGAAAAATGTATTCGACGGCAAAGggtttgcatgcgtcttcgtcgccttctgcgagCACACACTCGGCACTGTTGCTTTCGCATTCCCCCCAGCCCCGGGTGGCGGCTTTTTCGGTATCCTTGACGTAAGCAAGGATCGCCCGCTCCTCGTCTTTGTCGTCTACAGGGACTTCCACGTCTTGCGCGAACTCTTCGAGCTCAATTGGCGCCGGGGTTCGGTTCGAGAAGCAGGGGCTTGGGACGCATTCAAACAAACTCGGCTCCAGCTCCTCAGTCGCTTCGCTCTCCAGGTGGCGGTTGAGGACGCGCTCTGTGAGCCGAAGAGCAGCCTCGCC
This genomic interval from Toxoplasma gondii ME49 chromosome VIIb, whole genome shotgun sequence contains the following:
- a CDS encoding ribonuclease H1/H2 small subunit protein (encoded by transcript TGME49_261670) — protein: MADRTGEGPPGKPGTVEGAVLFGDSSWWEESSSSGVSAGGFGICARSRKRTSPSKRTASSHKPGERSDPDRKTADAGAAEEGASSPSPTPKRKRKLSAAPSSVMGVSVNAAAYWSAAASQWRRRPRVSPASDSAFFSSRVFGDVPALPRDERLGGVAAAHLLPCKISFTGNAPVRRHFRPQVAYAVLGADEAEVPEAQAKEKEDSDTVSTGVEDSRESENLPPASQSTRVRDPNCASPRCADASLVKKGESGKAGGARQAENGAAQTHPLSETAPVVLEALLHGRLLRGLSLPLSHHALPSKGLKKKPEGSADSADASPDRGNGWFLTEGCEGFVVAAAPRQEPDEQVEIDDDDDACEEANSEGKTEKLQTVENPPVAPRKELIPLGALSHLCYWQQETLPSPTDDVMQLLSFMRLATAMHDWRDEMPTPETTEA